In Funiculus sociatus GB2-C1, one DNA window encodes the following:
- a CDS encoding acyl-CoA thioesterase codes for MSQEPQTPSLPPTGAIENLSLTATTENWFEYPVRAQPHHTDYGGIVWHGSYIAWLEEARVECLRSIGINFSELVALGCDMPVVDLSLRYHRPIQMGMTAVVRARMAEIEGVRINWDYKIQSTDGQTLFATARVTLVVVDRDKGKIMRQLPPAMKEALARLSAT; via the coding sequence GTGTCACAAGAACCGCAAACACCATCACTCCCGCCCACTGGGGCTATCGAAAACCTGTCTCTGACAGCAACGACCGAGAACTGGTTTGAATATCCAGTAAGGGCGCAACCTCACCACACTGATTATGGTGGCATTGTCTGGCATGGTTCCTATATTGCTTGGTTGGAAGAAGCGCGGGTGGAATGCTTGCGTTCAATTGGCATCAACTTTTCCGAACTGGTAGCCTTAGGATGCGATATGCCAGTTGTCGATCTTTCTTTGCGCTACCACCGACCGATTCAGATGGGAATGACGGCTGTGGTCAGGGCGCGGATGGCAGAAATCGAGGGTGTGCGAATTAATTGGGATTACAAAATTCAATCTACCGATGGACAAACTCTATTTGCTACGGCGCGGGTTACTTTGGTAGTGGTTGACCGGGACAAGGGTAAGATTATGCGCCAGTTGCCACCAGCAATGAAGGAAGCTTTGGCGAGACTTTCGGCTACCTAA